One Lucilia cuprina isolate Lc7/37 chromosome 4, ASM2204524v1, whole genome shotgun sequence DNA segment encodes these proteins:
- the LOC111686948 gene encoding chymotrypsin-2-like, whose translation MKFNSNINLAAVVWLLILTNAKAKRIKHVNQSQKNSERVVGGSTAEEGFAPYQVSLQEGEGHLCGGAIIDPEWIITAAHCVSYSEAEELSILTGTQDLTKPGVFYHVKRIYVHCNYDNPSMHNDIALLHLNTTITFNEKTQAVKLPTKPLNDGDNVVLTGWGTEEPWGNAPERLKKVDLKFLEHERCKEALEYDPDLDVGHICTFTKYGEGSCHGDSGGPLVSNGNLVGIVNWGYPCAIGYPDAYASPYFYYDWIRSIMSGNANCLNRKMKEF comes from the coding sequence ATGAAGTTCAATTCTAATATAAACTTGGCAGCAGTAGTCTGGCTACTGATTCTAACAAATGCTAAAGCAAAACGTATTAAACATGTAAATCAGTCGCAAAAAAATTCTGAACGTGTTGTGGGTGGTTCTACAGCCGAAGAAGGTTTTGCTCCTTATCAGGTATCCTTGCAGGAAGGTGAAGGTCATTTGTGTGGAGGAGCGATAATCGATCCGGAATGGATTATAACTGCTGCTCATTGTGTATCATATAGTGAAGCTGAAGAACTCAGTATTTTAACTGGTACCCAAGATCTTACGAAACCCGGAGTATTCTATCATGTCAAgcgtatttatgtacattgCAATTATGACAATCCCAGTATGCATAATGATATAGCATTACTACATTTAAATACCACTATcacatttaatgaaaaaactcAAGCTGTTAAACTGCCGACAAAACCCCTAAACGATGGTGATAATGTTGTGCTCACCGGTTGGGGTACCGAAGAACCTTGGGGCAATGCACCAGAACGTTTGAAAAaagttgatttaaaatttttagaacacGAACGCTGTAAAGAAGCCCTGGAGTATGACCCCGATTTAGATGTCGGTCATATTTGTACTTTTACCAAATATGGCGAGGGTTCATGTCATGGTGATTCTGGGGGACCATTAGTTAGTAATGGCAATTTGGTGGGTATAGTCAATTGGGGTTATCCCTGTGCCATTGGCTATCCTGATGCTTATGCAAgtccatatttttattatgattgGATACGTAGTATTATGAGTGGAAATGCAAATTGTTTGAATAGAAAAATGAaagaattttaa
- the LOC111686956 gene encoding chymotrypsin-2-like, with product MIGKIQNLLIVLTVIVAATHKQLLAHASNRIIGGQLAEEGLAPYQISLQTIPGAHLCGGAIIAKEWIITAAHCVTGWPVEFLRIAVGSNLYKKPLEVYYLNDIFIHCNYDQPKFHNDIALLHVNTTIIYNDLVQPLALANVMLNTTDPLLFTGWGLISLWDPYPEKLQKLLMYLVPRKECTLILESEFPDVCVDISHICAYVKRYQGACHGDNGGPLVYNNSLVGIHSWSYPCADGYPDMFTNIWYYRDWIRQVQSGQKKCKYST from the coding sequence ATGATCGGCAAAATACAAAATCTGCTAATTGTTCTAACGGTCATAGTTGCCGCAACCCACAAACAACTGTTAGCGCACGCTTCTAACCGTATAATAGGAGGACAACTTGCCGAAGAAGGTCTCGCACCTTATCAAATCTCTTTGCAAACGATACCAGGTGCACATTTATGTGGTGGAGCCATAATAGCAAAAGAATGGATTATAACAGCTGCCCATTGTGTTACAGGTTGGCCAGTTGAATTTCTACGAATTGCTGTCGGTAGTAATCTCTATAAGAAACCATTGGAGGTGTATTATTTGAACGATATTTTTATACACTGCAACTATGATCAACCTAAATTTCATAATGATATAGCTTTATTACATGTGAATACTACTATTATATATAACGACTTAGTGCAGCCGCTGGCATTAGCCAATGTCATGTTAAATACTACTGATCCCTTACTTTTTACCGGTTGGGGTTTAATTTCCCTATGGGATCCTTATCCCGAAAAACTGCAGAAATTACTTATGTATCTAGTGCCTAGAAAGGAATGTACTCTAATATTAGAATCTGAATTCCCAGATGTCTGTGTGGACATATCACACATCTGTGCCTATGTAAAACGTTATCAGGGAGCCTGTCATGGTGATAATGGTGGTCCTTTGGTTTACAATAATTCACTCGTAGGCATACATTCCTGGTCCTATCCCTGCGCAGATGGATATCCCGATATGTTTACCAACATCTGGTATTATCGGGATTGGATTCGACAAGTACAAAGCGGCCaaaagaaatgtaaatattctacttaa
- the LOC111686952 gene encoding chymotrypsin-2-like: MQKTSTVLILLIATICTNTVNGKRITSYPYVAKEGRVVGGSTAEEGLAPYQVSLQNFWGHSCGGAIVDKEWILTAAHCVLNKDAADILVLTGTQDLTDLTGVYYYVERIYVHCNYDSPSMHNDIALLRLNASIVLNDKTQIIPLQTKPMKDGDDVLLTGWGSEEYFGESPDRLKKVDLKYMKHDRCKIAHDNNPDVDVGHMCTFTKVGEGSCHGDSGGPLVSNGYLVGIVNWGQPCAVGYPDVHASPYYYLDWIRKIMSGNTQCKLNAFVKDRK, encoded by the coding sequence ATGCAGAAAACCTCAACAGTTCTTATACTGCTAATAGCAACCATATGTACTAACACTGTTAACGGAAAACGAATAACATCCTACCCTTATGTAGCTAAAGAAGGACGTGTAGTTGGCGGTTCCACGGCTGAAGAGGGCTTAGCTCCCTATCAAGTGTCTTTGCAAAATTTCTGGGGTCATAGTTGTGGTGGTGCTATTGTTGATAAAGAATGGATTTTAACCGCTGCCCATTGTGTGCTAAATAAAGATGCAGCCGATATTTTGGTGTTAACCGGTACCCAAGATTTAACCGATTTAACGGGTGTCTATTATTATGTGGAACGCATATATGTACATTGCAACTATGACAGTCCTAGCATGCACAATGATATCGCTTTGCTGCGCTTAAATGCCagtattgttttaaatgataaaaCCCAAATAATTCCCTTACAAACGAAGCCCATGAAAGATGGTGATGATGTTTTATTAACCGGTTGGGGTTCAGAGGAATATTTCGGTGAATCTCCAGATCGtttgaaaaaagtcgatttGAAGTATATGAAACATGATCGTTGCAAAATAGCTCATGATAATAATCCAGATGTTGATGTTGGCCACATGTGTACGTTTACTAAAGTTGGTGAGGGTTCGTGTCATGGTGATTCAGGTGGTCCTTTAGTTAGTAATGGTTATCTGGTTGGTATTGTTAATTGGGGACAACCTTGTGCTGTTGGTTATCCTGATGTTCATGCTAGTCCTTATTATTATTTGGATTGGATACGCAAGATTATGAGTGGTAATACTCAGTGTAAATTAAATGCTTTCGTTAAGGATAGGAAATGA